The Winogradskyella schleiferi genome contains the following window.
TTATTTTTCCTGATACCACATGTTATTTTAGAACTTTTTGAGGCGTGTCTTTGTTTTCTGGATTCAATAAGCAATACACTCTACCTTCTGGTAATTTATAAAAAGCATTATTTGATGGTGAAAACCGTAAAATCAACTGGTTCTGACAACATATTTGCCAAATCCGCCACTATTAAAGCTGCAACTAAAGTAAATAGATACTCAGTAGCCATTGCTTTTCCTGCAATACAATTTTTCATTGCGATAGCTTTCCTCTCTTCCTCCATCTTTTTCATTTCCATTTCTTTTTTCTCTTTAGCTTCCATCTCCTTTTTCCCAGCTTCCATCTTCATTTGCTCTTTTTCTTTTCTACCATCATTACATGCAGTTATTGCTACAAATAGCATACACATCACTGTTTCTAATATTGTGTTCATTTAAATTTCAAAATAAAAATTTATTTATTGTTTATAATAAATACGGCAATATGAGTCTTTGGATTTAAATGATAATAGGTTAGTATAACACGATCAAAAAATAAACTCAGAATTTAAGCATTGCTTAAAAAGTCAAAAGCTTTTTTTTAAACGAAAATTTAACACACTTGAACATCATATTTATTTAGACGCAAAACACTGTATATCATTCTTTTAAACCAGTGCTTTTATAATTGGATTTAGATTAAGAAAAAGAAAGTTATAATCGAAACATAGTATATCAAGTAATTTAGTTTCTGCAAATCAATTTTGTGCCACAAGGAGCGCAGTAGAAATGCTTAAATAAGACTATGAGTGAATTAAACAAATACAGTAAAACGGTTACTCAAGACCCTACACAACCAGCTGCTCAAGCCATGTTGCATGCCATTGGATTAACAAAGGAAGATTTTTTTAAACCTATTGTCGGCATTGCAAGTACAGGTTACGAAGGTAACCCTTGTAATATGCACCTTAACGATTTGGCTAAATTGGTAAAGGAAGGTACAAAGAATGAAGATGTCGTCGGATTAATATTCAATACCATTGGTGTAAGTGATGGTATTTCCATGGGAACGCCAGGAATGCGTTACTCATTACCTTCCCGTGATATCATTGCCGATTCTATGGAAACAGTAGTGCAAGCTATGAGTTATGATGGATTGGTAACAGTTGTTGGCTGCGACAAAAACATGCCAGGTGCTTTAATGGCTATGATTCGATTGAATCGTCCTTCTATATTGGTCTATGGTGGAACTATTGACTCTGGTTGCCATAATGGAAAAAAATTAGATGTGGTTTCTGCTTTTGAAGCTTGGGGAAGTAAAGTTGCTGGTACTATGACCGAAAACGAATTCCAAAATATCGTTGAAAAAGCATGTCCAGGAGCTGGAGCTTGTGGCGGCATGTACACGGCAAACACTATGGCTTCAGCAATTGAAGCTTTGGGTATGACGTTGCCTTTCAACTCTTCAAATCCTGCATTAAGTGATGACAAGAAACAGGAATCCGTTAGAGCTGGTGAAGCGCTGCGTTTATTGTTGGAAAAGGACATAAAACCTTCGGATATTATCACAAGAAAATCGCTTGAAAATGCCGTTCGTTTAGTAACAATTTTAGGTGGTTCGACAAATGCAGTATTACATTTTTTAGCCATTGCAAGAGCTGCACAAATCGATTTTACATTAAAGGATTTTCAAGATATTAGTGACAACACACCGTTTTTAGCCGATTTAAAACCAAGTGGTAAATATCTAATGGAAGATGTTCATGCGGTCGGTGGAATTCCTGCGGTATTAAAATATCTTTTGAAAAAAGGGTTGATTCATGGCGATTGTTTAACCGTTACAGGAAAAACAATTGCTGAAAATTTATTGGATGTTGATGATTTAAAAGAAGGCCAAGACGTTATCAAACCTATTGAAGAACCTATCAAAATTTCAGGACACTTAAGAATGCTCTATGGCAATTTAGCAACCGAAGGAAGTGTTGCCAAAATTACGGGTAAAGAAGGCTTATGTTTTAGAGGAAAGGCGAAAGTCTTTGAAGGAGAGTATGCTGCAAATGATGGCATAAGAGACGGAAAAGTTGAAAAAGGAGATGTCGTTGTCATTAGATACGAAGGTCCAAAAGGTGGCCCAGGAATGCCCGAAATGCTAAAGCCAACGGCTGCCATTATGGGAGCAGGTTTAGGTAAAGATGTGGCTTTAATTACTGACGGAAGATTTTCAGGAGGCACCCACGGTTTTGTTGTTGGACATATCACGCCAGAAGCACAAGAAGGCGGAACAATAGCCGTCGTGAAAGATGGAGATATTATTACCATTGATGCTGAAACCAACTCCATATCATTAGAAGTTTCTGAAGAAGAACTTCAAAAACGAAGAGAAAAATGGAAAGCACCAGAATTAAAATTCGAACGTGGTGTTTTATATAAATATGCAAAAACAGTATCCTCAGCATCAAAAGGCTGTGTAACTGATGAATTTTAGACTAAATAAATTATTACCAAAATGTCATCCTGAGAAAGCCTGTTTTGAGCGCAGTCAAAGTATCAAAGGATCTCAATAAAAATATGAGATGAAAGAAACTCAAACCATTAAAAACAACACTCACACCAGCCAAACTACTGAGCGTATCTCTGGTAGTGAAGCCGTTATAAAGTGTTTATTAGCCGAAGGAGTTGATATCCTTTATGGCTATCCTGGCGGAGCGATTATGCCAGTTTATGATGAATTGTATAAGTATCAAGATAAAATTCACCATGTCTTATCACGTCACGAGCAAGGTGCCGCACACGCTGCACAAGGTTATGCTCGAATTTCTGGCAAAGTCGGTGTTGCTATGGCAACTTCTGGTCCAGGAGCGACTAATTTAATTACTGGAATTGCTGATGCACAAATAGATTCTACGCCTTTGGTTTGTATCACTGGTCAAGTAGGTTCGCATTTGTTAGGAAGTGATGCGTTTCAAGAAACTGATATTGTTGGAATTTCGACACCTGTAACGAAATGGAATCATCAAATTACTAAAGCTTCAGAAATTCCAGAGGTTTTCGCTAAAGCCTTTTACATTGCTAAAAGCGGACGACCAGGACCTGTTTTAATTGACATTACCAAAGATGCGCAATTTGAGGAGTTTGATTTTAAATACGAAAAATGTAAAGGCGTAAGAAGTTACAAACCTGTACCTACTACCGATGAAAATTCACTCAAAGCTGCTGCAGAATTAATTAATAATGCCAAAAAACCACTAATAGTTTGGGGACAAGGTGTTATTTTAGGTAAGGCGGAAGATGCGTTTAAGGCGGTTATTGAAAAAGCTGGTATTCCTTCGGCTTGGACAATATTGGGAGCTTCTGCTATTCCGACCTCACATCCATTAAATGTGGGAATGGTTGGTATGCATGGTAATTATGCACCAAACGTCCTAACTAACGATTGCGATGTTTTGATTGCCATAGGCATGCGTTTTGACGATCGTGTTACTGGAAATTTAGCAACTTATGCAAAACAAGCAAAAATTGTTCATTTTGAAATTGATCCTGCGGAAGTTGATAAAAACGTAAAAACTGATATCGCTGTTCTTGGCGATGCTAAGACTAGCTTAACAGATCTATTACCATTACTACACCCGAATTCACATACAGATTGGCATCAAAAATTCAAGGATTTATATAAAATTGAATACGAAAAAGTCATTAAAAATGATTTACATCCTACAAAGGAAGGTTTGACTATGGGCGAGGTGTTGAAAGAAATCAACCTCCAGACCAAAGGCGAAGCGGCAATTGTTAGTGATGTTGGTCAACACCAAATGATCGCTTGTCGTTATGCGGAATTCAATAAAACAAAAAGTAATATTACATCTGGTGGCTTAGGAACCATGGGATTTGCATTACCTGCAGCCATTGGAGCCAAAATGGCAGCACCAGAACGCGAGGTGATTATGATCGCTGGTGATGGTGGTTATCAAATGAATATTCAAGAATTGGGTACTATTTTTCAACAAAAAGTACCTGTAAAAATTGTGGTACTGAACAATGAATTTTTAGGTATGGTTCGGCAATGGCAACAATTATTTTTTGAGAAACGCTACGCATCAACAGAAATGGTAAATCCAGATTTTGTAGCCATTGCAAAAGGGTATCATATCGAAGCTCAAAAAGTGTCAGAGCGAAAAGATTTAAAAGCTGCCGTCAAAGAAATGATCGATTGCGAAGGTCCCTATTTTCTAGAGGTTAGAGTTGAAAAGGAAGATAATGTTTTCCCAATGATCCCAACAGGAGCAAGTGTTTCAGATATAAGATTAGAATGATGTGAGTCGTGAGTCGTGAGTCGTGAGTCGTGAGTCGTGAGTCGTGAGTCGTGAAATAAAAAGTATTAAAAAGGTTTGAAGACTAAACAATTAAAAATAAGATAAATAATAGTAAATAATTTGAAACGAAACGAGATGGCGTCTATGTTCTAGATTCTATTATCTATTTTCTTCTCAAATCAACTATAATCTCAAAGTAATGAGCGAAAACAAACAATATACCGTTTCAATTTATACGGAAAATAACATTGGATTGTTGAATAGAATTTCGGCAATTTTCCAAAGAAGACACATGAATGTTGAGAGTCTTAACACCTCGCCTTCTGAAATTGACGGCGTTTCAAGATTCACTTTGGTTGTTAATATTACCGAGTCTCAAATGAAAAAGGTTATCGGTCAGATTGAAAAGCAGGTTGAAGTCATCAAAGCTTTCTATCATACAGAAGATGAAATCATTTATCAGGAATCGTGTTTATTCAAAATTAAATCCGAATTATTATTCGATGAACGTCAGATTCAGAATATCATCAAAGAAAGCAATGCCAGAATTGTAACCGTTAACAAAGAATTTTTTGCCATCGAAAAATCTGGAAGAAAAGAAGAAATAGATTTATTGCATAGGGAATTATCCGTATTTGGTATTATGCAATTTACACGTTCAGGTAGAATTGCGGTCACTAAAGACGAAATGAAAATATCAACATTGCTAAAAGCATTTCAAGATTAAAAAATAAGAGTCTAGATTAGAGATAGCTAGATTTTAGAGGAATAAATTAAAAGGTTATAAATAAAAACAGATTTTAAACAACAGGAAAGATTTTAAAATTTACCATAATAAGTCTATATTCTAGTTGTCTATTGTCTATTTTCTAAAAGAAGAACAATGTCAAATTATTTTAACACATTACCATTAAGAGAACAATTAGAGCAATTGGGAAAGTGTCGTTTTATGGACGCTTCAGAATTTGAAGATGGCGTAAACGCTTTAAAAGGAAAGAAAATCGTAATCGTAGGTTGTGGAGCTCAAGGCCTTAACCAAGGATTGAACATGCGCGATTCGGGACTTGATATTTCTTATGCCCTAAGACAAAAGGCCATTGACGAAAAGCGTGCATCTTACAAAAATGCAACTGATAATGGATTTACTGTTGGGACTTATGAAGAATTAATTCCAACGGCTGATTTGGTGTTAAACTTAACACCAGACAAACAACATACAAGCGTTGTAAAAGCTGTGATGCCTTTAATGAAAAAAGGCGCAACCTTGAGCTATTCGCATGGTTTTAATATAGTTGAAGAAGGCACAAAAATCCGTGAAGATTTAACCGTAATTATGGTCGCACCTAAGTGTCCTGGAACGGAAGTTAGAGAAGAATACAAACGCGGTTTTGGAGTTCCTACATTAACAGCGGTACATCCAGAAAATGATCCAGAAGGAAAAGGTTGGGCACAAGCAAAAGCTTATGCTGCTGCCACTGGAGGGCATAGAGCCGGAGTATTGGAATCGTCATTCATTGCCGAAGTAAAATCTGATTTAATGGGAGAACAGACCATTCTTTGTGGTTTGTTACAAACAGGTGCTATTTTATCTTTTGACAAAATGGTTGAAGAAGGTATTGAACCTGGTTATGCTGCCAAATTAATTCAGTTCGGTTGGGAAACCATTACCGAGGCATTGAAGCATGGTGGTATTACCAACATGATGGATCGTTTATCTAATCCAGCAAAAATCAAAGCGTATAACCTTTCTGAAGAATTAAAAGAAATTATGCGTCCATTGTTTGAAAAGCATATGGACGATATTATTTCCGGGCATTTCTCAAAAACCATGATGGAAGATTGGGCAAATGATGATGTCAACTTATTAAAATGGAGAGCAGAAACTGGTGAAACAGCTTTTGAAAAAACAGCGTTAACTTCAGATCATATCTCTGAACAAGAGTATTTTGACAATGGTGTTTTATTAGTTGCTTTTGTAAAATCTGGTGTAGAACTAGCCTTCGAAACCATGGTTGCTGCAGGTATTATTGAAGATTCTGCTTATTACGAATCCTTACATGAATTACCATTAATCGCGAACACCATCGCCAGAAAGAAATTATTCGAAATGAATCGTGTGATTTCAGATACGGCTGAATATGGTTGCTATTTATTTGACCATGCTTGTAAACCGTTATTAACGGATTTCATGACAACCGTTGACACATCTATTATTGGAAAGCCATTTTCAAATTCAAATGGTGTTGATAATATAGAGTTAATTGCCATAAACGATGCGATAAGAAATCATCCTATCGAAGCCGTTGGCCAACGTTTACGTGCGGCAATGACAGCCATGAAAGTGATTAAAACTGAGGATGCCAAAACATCTGTTTTAGCCTAAATGCTTCAAACCTGTCAAGTTTTAAAAACCTGACAGGTCTTATTAAAACAAAAAAGTCCCCTTTGG
Protein-coding sequences here:
- the ilvD gene encoding dihydroxy-acid dehydratase, whose protein sequence is MSELNKYSKTVTQDPTQPAAQAMLHAIGLTKEDFFKPIVGIASTGYEGNPCNMHLNDLAKLVKEGTKNEDVVGLIFNTIGVSDGISMGTPGMRYSLPSRDIIADSMETVVQAMSYDGLVTVVGCDKNMPGALMAMIRLNRPSILVYGGTIDSGCHNGKKLDVVSAFEAWGSKVAGTMTENEFQNIVEKACPGAGACGGMYTANTMASAIEALGMTLPFNSSNPALSDDKKQESVRAGEALRLLLEKDIKPSDIITRKSLENAVRLVTILGGSTNAVLHFLAIARAAQIDFTLKDFQDISDNTPFLADLKPSGKYLMEDVHAVGGIPAVLKYLLKKGLIHGDCLTVTGKTIAENLLDVDDLKEGQDVIKPIEEPIKISGHLRMLYGNLATEGSVAKITGKEGLCFRGKAKVFEGEYAANDGIRDGKVEKGDVVVIRYEGPKGGPGMPEMLKPTAAIMGAGLGKDVALITDGRFSGGTHGFVVGHITPEAQEGGTIAVVKDGDIITIDAETNSISLEVSEEELQKRREKWKAPELKFERGVLYKYAKTVSSASKGCVTDEF
- the ilvB gene encoding biosynthetic-type acetolactate synthase large subunit: MKETQTIKNNTHTSQTTERISGSEAVIKCLLAEGVDILYGYPGGAIMPVYDELYKYQDKIHHVLSRHEQGAAHAAQGYARISGKVGVAMATSGPGATNLITGIADAQIDSTPLVCITGQVGSHLLGSDAFQETDIVGISTPVTKWNHQITKASEIPEVFAKAFYIAKSGRPGPVLIDITKDAQFEEFDFKYEKCKGVRSYKPVPTTDENSLKAAAELINNAKKPLIVWGQGVILGKAEDAFKAVIEKAGIPSAWTILGASAIPTSHPLNVGMVGMHGNYAPNVLTNDCDVLIAIGMRFDDRVTGNLATYAKQAKIVHFEIDPAEVDKNVKTDIAVLGDAKTSLTDLLPLLHPNSHTDWHQKFKDLYKIEYEKVIKNDLHPTKEGLTMGEVLKEINLQTKGEAAIVSDVGQHQMIACRYAEFNKTKSNITSGGLGTMGFALPAAIGAKMAAPEREVIMIAGDGGYQMNIQELGTIFQQKVPVKIVVLNNEFLGMVRQWQQLFFEKRYASTEMVNPDFVAIAKGYHIEAQKVSERKDLKAAVKEMIDCEGPYFLEVRVEKEDNVFPMIPTGASVSDIRLE
- the ilvN gene encoding acetolactate synthase small subunit; translated protein: MSENKQYTVSIYTENNIGLLNRISAIFQRRHMNVESLNTSPSEIDGVSRFTLVVNITESQMKKVIGQIEKQVEVIKAFYHTEDEIIYQESCLFKIKSELLFDERQIQNIIKESNARIVTVNKEFFAIEKSGRKEEIDLLHRELSVFGIMQFTRSGRIAVTKDEMKISTLLKAFQD
- the ilvC gene encoding ketol-acid reductoisomerase, with the translated sequence MSNYFNTLPLREQLEQLGKCRFMDASEFEDGVNALKGKKIVIVGCGAQGLNQGLNMRDSGLDISYALRQKAIDEKRASYKNATDNGFTVGTYEELIPTADLVLNLTPDKQHTSVVKAVMPLMKKGATLSYSHGFNIVEEGTKIREDLTVIMVAPKCPGTEVREEYKRGFGVPTLTAVHPENDPEGKGWAQAKAYAAATGGHRAGVLESSFIAEVKSDLMGEQTILCGLLQTGAILSFDKMVEEGIEPGYAAKLIQFGWETITEALKHGGITNMMDRLSNPAKIKAYNLSEELKEIMRPLFEKHMDDIISGHFSKTMMEDWANDDVNLLKWRAETGETAFEKTALTSDHISEQEYFDNGVLLVAFVKSGVELAFETMVAAGIIEDSAYYESLHELPLIANTIARKKLFEMNRVISDTAEYGCYLFDHACKPLLTDFMTTVDTSIIGKPFSNSNGVDNIELIAINDAIRNHPIEAVGQRLRAAMTAMKVIKTEDAKTSVLA